One segment of Takifugu rubripes unplaced genomic scaffold, fTakRub1.2, whole genome shotgun sequence DNA contains the following:
- the LOC115248387 gene encoding homeobox protein DBX1-B-like, translating to MFSCSVLPPPLFPALLRPPGSLSSPLTRSLPSGFLVEDLLRLSQPVTYLHRTLSCRSPADFVALSPGPCGSVQPSETSTDRPAFQNRWTPERPDRSCGGSGLKFGVSAILAPPTRNCVHHKPFPVPVIDGSVHPFITASYFTASSSVVPVPGTFSWPLVPRGKPRRGMLRRAVFSDLQRKALERTFQKQKYISKPDRKKLASKLGLKDSQVKIWFQNRRMKWRNSKERELLSTGGCRQQTLPTKTNPHPDLTDVGSTLQSRPNRTSVSSQRSHLHPHVHQVRQSPSPPPGGDRPSDREEITVS from the exons ATGTTCTCCTGCAGCGTCCTGCCGCCGCCCCTCTTCCCGGCCTTGCTGCGTCCCCCCGGgtctctgtcctcccccctgACCCGCTCGCTGCCTTCAGGCTTCCTGGTGGAGGATCTCCTGCGGCTCAGCCAACCCGTCACTTACCTTCACCGGACTTTGTCTTGCAGAAGTCCCGCGGACTTTGTGGCTTTGAGTCCGGGTCCATGCGGCTCTGTGCAGCCGTCAGAAACCTCCACGGACCGACCCGCGTTCCAGAACCGCTGGACCCCGGAGCGTCCAGACCGATCCTGTGGAGGTTCTGGTCTGAAGTTTGGCGTCAGCGCGATCCTGGCACCACCGACACGGAACT GTGTTCACCACAAACCGTTTCCTGTTCCTGTGATTGATGGCAGCGTTCATCCGTTCATCACGGCCTCTTACTTCACAG cttCGTCCTCCGTGGTCCCTGTCCCAGGAACCTTTTCCTGGCCCCTGGTTCCCAGAGGGAAGCCCAGGAGGGGCATGTTGCGCAGGGCTGTGTTCTCAGACCTACAGAGGAAGGCCCTGGAGAGAACCTTTCAGAAGCAGAAATATATCAGCAAACCAGACAGGAAGAAactggccagtaaactgggacTGAAGGACTCGCAG GTGAAGATCTGGTTTCAAAACCGCAGGATGAAGTGGAGGAACTCTAAGGAGCGGGAGCTGCTGTCAACGGGGGGCTGCCGCCAGCAGACCCTGCCCACCAAGACCAACCCACACCCAGACCTGACAGATGTCGGCAGCACCCTGCAGTCAAGGCCAAACAGGACTTCTGTGAGCAGCCAGAGGTCACATCTCCACCCACACGTGCATCAGGTCCGCCAGAGTCCTTcaccgccaccagggggcgacagacCGTCAGACCGGGAAGAGATCACCGTTTCGTAA